In the genome of Thermoleophilia bacterium, one region contains:
- a CDS encoding sigma-70 family RNA polymerase sigma factor — protein MGQTEEAPPKPGRLGRVDRHEAGNDLAQRKRAAVELIHRHDTALRSSARRYSICADDADDAYQRGIEILLSKAPTIDVRQLLPWARTVIKHEALAIRKSRERTLGRPASAYREDESEDWVNLIPSASDGPDERTVKREKVARSREALSRLKPHELKALTMLAEGYSYAEIADINRWTRTKVNRCLAEGRQRFRSVFSDSEAGELCAEFEPQISACCDGEIASDQLSQLQDHLATCGHCRATLRAYRAVPRAAAALLPLAPASQTLWERIQEVVVTAQLKLQGLGRGSDPSMTSVAASGGTRGAGAAALAKVATICVGTAGGAAACVATGVIPVPEILPNHNQRPAISRPADRPQPAMASKPDPARLPEASSAEAGNSSPQPAKQVKTSEQVQNGAPAPDPTPTEAEFTPEVAGTAVTSSAPAPPAPTTSSVPVGGGGGEFGP, from the coding sequence ATGGGCCAGACAGAGGAAGCGCCTCCCAAGCCGGGGCGCCTGGGGCGGGTCGACCGCCATGAAGCCGGCAACGACCTGGCTCAGAGAAAGCGTGCCGCAGTCGAGCTGATCCACCGGCATGACACGGCTCTCCGCAGTTCCGCCCGCCGTTATTCGATCTGCGCTGACGACGCTGACGACGCCTATCAACGCGGCATCGAGATCCTTCTGTCCAAGGCGCCGACGATTGATGTTCGCCAGCTGCTTCCATGGGCCCGGACGGTCATCAAACACGAGGCGCTCGCGATCCGCAAGAGCCGGGAACGCACCCTCGGACGGCCGGCCTCGGCCTACCGGGAAGATGAGTCCGAGGACTGGGTCAATCTCATCCCGTCGGCCTCCGATGGCCCCGATGAACGAACGGTCAAGCGCGAGAAGGTGGCGCGCAGCCGCGAGGCGCTGTCACGGCTGAAGCCACACGAACTCAAGGCCCTGACCATGCTCGCCGAGGGTTATTCCTATGCGGAGATCGCCGATATCAACCGATGGACCCGAACCAAGGTCAACCGTTGCCTAGCCGAGGGCCGGCAGCGGTTCCGGTCGGTATTCAGCGACAGCGAAGCCGGCGAGCTCTGCGCTGAATTCGAACCGCAAATTTCCGCGTGCTGCGACGGGGAGATCGCGTCGGACCAGTTGTCTCAACTGCAGGACCACCTCGCGACCTGTGGCCATTGCCGCGCGACGCTCCGCGCCTACCGCGCCGTACCCAGAGCGGCTGCCGCACTTCTGCCACTCGCTCCGGCGAGTCAGACCCTCTGGGAGAGGATCCAGGAAGTTGTGGTTACAGCTCAGCTGAAGCTGCAGGGGCTGGGCCGGGGAAGCGACCCTTCGATGACAAGTGTGGCCGCGAGCGGAGGAACCCGGGGTGCCGGTGCGGCAGCATTGGCGAAGGTCGCGACCATCTGTGTCGGTACGGCGGGCGGTGCCGCGGCGTGCGTCGCAACCGGAGTGATTCCAGTACCCGAAATCCTGCCTAACCACAACCAGCGGCCGGCAATCTCCCGCCCGGCGGATCGGCCGCAGCCGGCGATGGCGAGCAAACCGGATCCCGCCCGGCTACCGGAAGCCTCATCGGCTGAAGCGGGCAACTCATCGCCGCAGCCGGCGAAGCAGGTCAAGACGAGCGAACAGGTCCAGAACGGCGCACCAGCCCCGGACCCGACACCGACCGAAGCGGAGTTCACCCCCGAGGTGGCGGGGACCGCAGTCACGTCGAGTGCACCGGCACCACCGGCGCCGACTACAAGCAGCGTGCCCGTGGGCGGCGGCGGAGGGGAGTTCGGACCTTGA
- a CDS encoding carboxymuconolactone decarboxylase family protein — translation MARLPYADPGTASPETRKAMEALPPLNIFRMLANADTAFAPFLQFGGAVLQHLELDPVLRELVILQVAKQTNAEYEWVQHEAIARAVGADEEQVRAIEAADLDSDALAPNAQALLKFAVQVVDRERADDEVFAAVREHFPPRQIVEAMLTAGEYLMLARVMTHLDLELDDAVGPQDLAAAGGRLND, via the coding sequence ATGGCCAGGCTCCCTTACGCAGATCCCGGGACCGCTTCCCCCGAGACCCGGAAGGCGATGGAGGCCTTGCCGCCACTCAACATCTTCCGGATGCTCGCGAACGCCGACACGGCCTTCGCGCCGTTTCTCCAGTTCGGCGGCGCGGTACTCCAGCACCTGGAACTCGATCCCGTGCTCCGCGAACTGGTCATCCTGCAGGTGGCGAAGCAGACCAACGCCGAGTACGAGTGGGTCCAGCACGAGGCGATCGCCAGGGCGGTCGGGGCGGATGAGGAGCAGGTCAGGGCGATCGAAGCCGCGGATCTTGATTCGGACGCCCTCGCCCCGAACGCACAGGCCCTCCTCAAATTCGCTGTCCAGGTCGTCGACCGGGAGCGTGCCGACGATGAGGTCTTCGCCGCGGTCAGGGAGCACTTCCCGCCGCGCCAGATCGTCGAAGCGATGCTCACAGCCGGCGAGTACCTGATGCTGGCCCGGGTGATGACCCACCTCGACCTCGAACTCGACGACGCCGTCGGACCCCAGGACCTCGCCGCCGCCGGAGGGCGCCTGAACGACTGA
- a CDS encoding nucleotidyltransferase domain-containing protein — translation MARDDWIMAAALLAEEIDYPNFKDEVLDTSRLYNGHMNALFTLAEEVGVNERTLRRAVNRGTFRATRPTPRKLDISLAEKVYIRRSWTELAALRASLRTEPNVRFAMLFGSMARGDFDDQSDIDLLVEMRATEASQGLDLALNLQARTGRDVDILAVDQALANPHLLIAAMGDGRLLVDRDSRFPEIQAANRKLLRSAASRDKKRMDDALAGIDRLLGA, via the coding sequence GTGGCCCGCGACGACTGGATCATGGCCGCGGCCCTGCTCGCCGAGGAGATCGACTACCCCAACTTCAAGGACGAAGTATTGGACACATCACGTCTATATAATGGACACATGAATGCACTTTTTACATTGGCCGAGGAGGTTGGGGTGAACGAGAGGACCCTGCGTCGAGCGGTGAACCGTGGCACCTTTCGGGCCACACGGCCGACACCACGCAAGCTCGATATCTCGCTGGCGGAAAAGGTCTATATACGGCGATCGTGGACGGAGTTGGCCGCACTCAGGGCATCACTCAGAACTGAACCCAATGTGCGATTCGCAATGCTTTTCGGGTCGATGGCTCGTGGTGATTTTGATGATCAAAGCGATATCGATCTGCTTGTCGAGATGCGAGCGACCGAGGCGAGCCAGGGCCTTGACCTGGCATTGAATCTTCAGGCCCGAACAGGTCGTGACGTTGACATCCTCGCTGTAGATCAAGCTTTGGCGAATCCACATTTGCTGATTGCGGCGATGGGGGATGGACGACTACTCGTTGACCGCGATTCTCGCTTCCCGGAGATTCAAGCCGCCAACAGAAAGCTCTTGCGAAGTGCCGCGAGCCGCGACAAGAAGCGCATGGACGACGCGCTCGCGGGCATTGACCGGCTTCTCGGGGCATGA
- a CDS encoding SGNH/GDSL hydrolase family protein: MPRTIRALPGLLVAGLLFLSGCGLPFGGDDRPADWTEAPVVPEITGDLKDQFLEDVAAADIHGMRPDVFAKIGDSNTELRRNLFGFGCSVVEYGDQGDLAPTVEKFKETEFAPDLALPECQPANSFSRFSAAARSGTLADYAAVPLDGPPNSLVDRTDRRCRSGETLVGCEIREIQPRYMIAMSGTNDLAFAANLGVADPETNISLHLALLAARIRLAGSVPVLSTLPPIYITSTPDVDEWGEVKKANAAIYEAGRDLEIPVINLWSALTEDQMIDHGLDTDGVHLNVYGGVDSPDLLANSVNLTDEALRYGANRRNLIWVQTLKALDEAAESK, encoded by the coding sequence ATGCCACGAACAATCCGCGCACTTCCCGGCCTGCTTGTGGCGGGTCTGTTGTTCCTGTCCGGTTGCGGTCTGCCGTTCGGCGGCGACGACCGGCCGGCCGACTGGACCGAGGCGCCGGTGGTGCCGGAGATCACTGGCGACCTCAAAGATCAGTTCCTCGAGGACGTCGCGGCTGCGGACATTCACGGCATGCGTCCGGACGTGTTCGCCAAGATCGGCGACTCGAATACCGAGCTCCGCCGCAACCTCTTCGGCTTCGGCTGCTCGGTCGTCGAGTACGGAGACCAGGGAGATCTCGCGCCCACGGTCGAGAAGTTCAAGGAGACCGAGTTCGCCCCCGACCTCGCCCTGCCGGAGTGCCAGCCGGCCAACTCCTTCTCGCGTTTCTCGGCGGCTGCCCGTTCTGGCACCCTCGCCGACTACGCCGCGGTCCCTCTGGACGGCCCACCCAATTCGCTGGTCGACCGGACCGACCGTCGCTGCCGGTCCGGTGAGACCCTGGTCGGCTGCGAGATCCGGGAGATCCAGCCCCGCTACATGATCGCCATGAGCGGGACCAACGACCTCGCTTTCGCAGCCAACCTGGGTGTCGCCGACCCGGAGACCAACATCAGCCTGCACCTCGCCCTGCTGGCGGCTCGCATCCGCCTGGCCGGTTCGGTACCGGTCTTGAGCACCCTCCCCCCGATCTACATCACCAGCACCCCGGACGTCGACGAATGGGGCGAGGTCAAGAAGGCCAACGCCGCGATCTACGAGGCCGGCCGCGACCTCGAGATTCCGGTGATCAACCTCTGGTCGGCCCTCACCGAGGACCAGATGATCGACCACGGCCTTGATACGGACGGGGTCCACCTGAACGTCTACGGAGGGGTCGATTCACCTGATCTGCTGGCCAATTCCGTCAACCTGACTGACGAGGCGCTCCGCTACGGGGCCAACCGCCGCAACCTGATCTGGGTCCAGACCCTGAAAGCGCTCGACGAAGCCGCCGAATCAAAGTAA
- a CDS encoding SDR family oxidoreductase, which produces MTTCVVTGGAGFVGSHLCDQLLEKGYRVICIDNLDTGSLQNIEHIRSDDFTFLNHDITEEVHVDEPVDFVYHLASPASPIDYARLPLHTLKVGAQGTWHMLGVAKFKRARFLLASTSEVYGDPQVHPQEESYWGHVNPIGPRGVYDEAKRYAEALTMAYLRQQGVNTSIVRIFNTYGSRMRPHDGRAIPTFLRQALQNQPLTVFGDGSQTRSFCFVDDLVRGLIGLAESGEHMPVNIGNPDEYTLLQLANAVIAASGSDSSIVFEPLPTDDPQVRQPNIDRARSILGWEPTMSLNDGLAKTIDLSGRSRLIGEIE; this is translated from the coding sequence ATGACAACCTGTGTTGTAACCGGCGGAGCCGGATTCGTCGGGTCGCACCTTTGCGACCAGCTGCTGGAAAAGGGATACCGGGTCATCTGCATCGACAACCTCGATACGGGGTCGCTGCAGAACATCGAGCACATCCGCTCGGACGATTTCACCTTTCTAAACCACGACATCACCGAGGAAGTCCACGTCGACGAACCCGTCGATTTCGTCTACCACCTCGCTTCGCCGGCAAGCCCGATCGACTACGCCAGGCTGCCGCTCCACACGCTGAAGGTCGGAGCCCAGGGCACCTGGCACATGCTCGGCGTGGCCAAGTTCAAGCGAGCCCGCTTCCTGCTCGCCTCTACCTCCGAGGTTTACGGCGACCCCCAGGTGCATCCACAGGAAGAGAGCTACTGGGGCCACGTCAACCCGATCGGGCCGCGCGGCGTCTACGACGAAGCCAAGCGTTACGCCGAGGCTCTGACCATGGCCTACCTCCGCCAGCAGGGCGTCAACACCTCCATCGTCCGCATCTTCAACACCTACGGCTCGCGGATGCGGCCGCACGACGGCCGGGCGATCCCGACCTTCCTGCGCCAGGCCCTCCAGAACCAGCCGCTGACCGTGTTCGGGGACGGCAGCCAGACCCGCTCCTTCTGCTTCGTCGACGACCTCGTCCGCGGATTGATCGGCCTTGCCGAGTCGGGCGAGCACATGCCGGTCAACATCGGCAACCCCGACGAGTACACGCTGCTCCAGCTGGCTAACGCGGTGATCGCCGCCTCCGGCTCGGACAGCTCGATCGTCTTCGAGCCACTGCCGACCGACGATCCCCAGGTGCGCCAGCCGAACATCGACCGCGCCCGGTCGATCCTCGGCTGGGAACCGACCATGTCGCTGAATGATGGCCTCGCAAAGACGATCGATCTTTCCGGTCGAAGCCGGTTGATCGGCGAGATCGAGTAG
- a CDS encoding GDP-mannose 4,6-dehydratase, which produces MSSPSVVLVVGATGFIGRHAVDRLSESGFRVLGTSTDGEETDFACDLEVPESVDDALRLARPHAILMTAGRSSVSEAWADPAGAFRINTTGTFNLLEGVRRISPEAHLTLVSSASVYGIPETGDELPFAEVNPSRPASPYGASKAAAEVLAGQYARQNHLRVAVARVFNQIGPGQSEAQAPAEFARDIALAEQRGERKLDLAIGNPEAGRDYTDVRDTARALAGIIKDGETGNFNICSGAGVRMYDVAAGLASHTPVEVGVERTPERAHPADVPLVIGSGKRLQKTIGWQPEIPLWISLLDLLDDWRRRI; this is translated from the coding sequence TTGAGCTCCCCGTCCGTCGTACTGGTCGTCGGGGCGACCGGATTCATCGGCCGTCACGCGGTCGACCGTCTGTCCGAGTCCGGCTTCCGCGTGCTCGGGACCTCGACCGACGGGGAAGAAACGGACTTTGCCTGTGACCTTGAGGTTCCGGAGTCAGTCGACGATGCCCTGAGGCTGGCCCGGCCTCACGCGATCCTGATGACGGCCGGCCGTTCATCGGTCAGCGAGGCCTGGGCCGATCCGGCCGGTGCCTTCCGGATCAATACCACGGGTACCTTCAACCTCCTCGAGGGGGTGCGACGAATTTCTCCCGAGGCGCACCTGACCCTGGTCTCATCGGCAAGCGTCTACGGAATTCCCGAGACCGGCGACGAGCTGCCTTTCGCCGAGGTGAACCCGAGCCGGCCGGCCTCGCCCTACGGGGCCTCGAAGGCCGCGGCCGAGGTCCTCGCCGGGCAGTACGCCCGGCAGAATCACCTCAGGGTCGCGGTCGCACGGGTCTTCAACCAGATCGGTCCCGGCCAGTCCGAAGCCCAGGCCCCGGCCGAATTCGCGCGCGATATCGCCCTGGCCGAGCAGCGTGGTGAAAGAAAGCTCGACCTCGCGATCGGCAACCCCGAGGCAGGACGCGACTACACCGACGTGCGCGACACGGCCCGTGCCCTTGCCGGGATCATCAAGGATGGCGAGACTGGCAACTTCAACATCTGCTCGGGAGCCGGAGTCAGGATGTACGACGTCGCCGCCGGCCTCGCTTCGCACACGCCGGTCGAAGTCGGGGTCGAGCGGACCCCGGAACGCGCCCACCCGGCGGACGTCCCACTGGTCATCGGATCGGGCAAGCGGCTGCAGAAGACCATCGGCTGGCAGCCCGAGATCCCGCTGTGGATCAGCCTGCTCGACCTTCTCGACGACTGGCGCCGACGGATCTGA
- a CDS encoding glycosyltransferase family 2 protein: protein MGKEMPRVAAVIPNWNCLDDLRDCIKTLRAQIGVELEIMVVDNGSSDDSIAWMQAERIPHIPLPRNLGFAPAVNLGFSATTAEAVATVNSDTMLEPDAFSKMYEVLMSDEHIGGVQPRILSLVRGDRLDPDDPDALIYSLGQALTADGRAREDGIGQPQGERGFEAREIFGVCGAACMFRRQLVVDLGGYDEAYFAFYEDVDLNVRARIAGWKFRLVPSAVVWHVGNAAWHAGFDRPDAENARLVARNRIFTQAKFMPLRALPRVTVVEIGAIFRAIAARRFILTLSGKGAAFLRFPEMVKTRRKLRKQGELGLAQAWLGESRRAPAEVLKHPLPPVGTPPRV from the coding sequence ATGGGGAAAGAAATGCCCCGGGTTGCCGCGGTCATTCCGAACTGGAACTGCCTCGACGATCTCAGGGATTGCATCAAAACGCTTCGCGCCCAGATCGGGGTGGAGCTGGAGATCATGGTTGTGGACAACGGATCCTCGGACGATTCCATCGCCTGGATGCAGGCCGAGCGCATTCCGCATATTCCCCTGCCCAGAAACCTCGGCTTCGCTCCGGCGGTCAACCTCGGCTTTTCGGCGACCACGGCCGAAGCGGTGGCGACGGTCAATTCCGACACCATGCTCGAGCCCGACGCCTTCTCGAAGATGTACGAGGTGCTGATGTCCGACGAGCACATCGGCGGGGTCCAGCCACGGATCCTTTCCCTGGTTCGCGGAGACCGGCTCGATCCGGACGACCCCGACGCCCTGATCTACAGCCTCGGCCAGGCACTCACCGCCGACGGGCGGGCCCGCGAAGACGGAATCGGCCAGCCCCAGGGCGAGCGCGGTTTCGAAGCCCGCGAGATCTTCGGTGTCTGCGGCGCTGCCTGCATGTTCCGGCGCCAGCTCGTGGTCGATCTCGGCGGTTACGACGAGGCCTATTTCGCCTTCTACGAAGACGTTGACCTGAACGTGCGGGCCCGGATTGCCGGGTGGAAGTTTCGGCTGGTGCCTTCGGCGGTCGTCTGGCACGTCGGCAACGCCGCCTGGCACGCCGGCTTCGACCGGCCCGACGCAGAGAACGCGCGGCTGGTCGCGCGCAACCGCATCTTCACCCAGGCCAAGTTCATGCCGCTGCGCGCGCTGCCGCGGGTCACCGTGGTCGAGATCGGCGCCATCTTCAGGGCGATCGCCGCCCGCCGGTTCATTCTCACCCTGTCCGGAAAAGGCGCTGCGTTCCTGCGCTTCCCGGAGATGGTGAAGACGCGCCGGAAGCTGCGCAAGCAGGGCGAGCTCGGACTCGCCCAGGCGTGGCTCGGCGAGAGCCGCCGCGCGCCCGCCGAGGTCCTGAAGCACCCGCTGCCGCCGGTCGGCACCCCGCCCCGGGTCTGA
- a CDS encoding class I SAM-dependent methyltransferase — MPSNPSPRPLSGKATRAANRAARRLAGTALGKRAVTSLRTEPAPARLDDWLVPLFGGELDRIETAVKDAGPEGYREFRSLDDDLWSMLLTLDYDAYPGIRSYLPDLPEPTLQEMWNGTSGPALAAQSVCFYRKLKEMQAAHGTADLSGSRTLDFGCGWGRLTRMLAKDLDPGLLHGCDPVESILDVSRETHVPAELARSEFLPETLPFDGKFDLIFSFSVFTHISEKAHLASLGAIHEGLNPGGIFVVTIRPPAYINVNPLMQPAVDRLGPDRLKVLRDPQYVFVPHETEGHPQFGGEEMHYGEAVVTLPYVREKWSSMFDLLDVSILSGDMYQVALTLRRR, encoded by the coding sequence ATGCCTTCGAATCCCTCTCCGCGGCCACTGTCCGGCAAAGCGACCAGAGCCGCGAACCGCGCCGCCCGCCGCCTGGCCGGCACGGCACTCGGTAAACGCGCCGTCACCAGCCTGCGGACCGAACCGGCCCCGGCCCGACTCGACGACTGGCTGGTGCCACTCTTCGGCGGCGAACTGGACCGGATCGAGACCGCCGTCAAGGACGCTGGTCCCGAGGGATACCGCGAGTTCCGCAGCCTCGATGACGATCTCTGGTCGATGCTCCTGACCCTCGACTACGACGCCTATCCCGGGATCCGTTCCTACCTCCCCGATCTGCCCGAACCGACTCTACAGGAGATGTGGAACGGGACCAGCGGCCCGGCGCTCGCCGCCCAGAGCGTCTGCTTCTACCGCAAGCTGAAGGAGATGCAGGCCGCCCACGGCACCGCAGACCTCTCCGGCTCGCGCACCCTCGACTTCGGCTGCGGCTGGGGCCGGCTCACCCGGATGCTGGCCAAGGACCTCGATCCCGGCCTGCTCCACGGCTGCGATCCGGTCGAGAGCATCCTCGACGTCAGCCGGGAGACCCACGTGCCGGCCGAGCTCGCCCGCAGCGAGTTCCTGCCCGAGACCCTGCCCTTCGACGGGAAGTTCGACCTGATCTTCTCCTTCTCGGTCTTCACCCACATCTCGGAAAAGGCGCACCTCGCGTCGCTCGGGGCGATCCACGAGGGCCTGAACCCCGGCGGGATCTTCGTGGTCACGATCCGGCCCCCGGCCTACATCAACGTCAACCCGCTGATGCAGCCCGCGGTCGACCGGCTCGGCCCCGACCGCCTCAAGGTCTTGCGCGATCCGCAGTATGTGTTCGTCCCCCACGAGACCGAGGGACACCCGCAGTTCGGTGGAGAAGAGATGCACTACGGCGAGGCCGTGGTCACCCTGCCCTACGTCCGGGAGAAGTGGTCATCGATGTTCGACCTGCTCGACGTGAGCATCCTCAGCGGCGACATGTACCAAGTCGCGCTGACCTTGCGGAGGCGCTGA
- a CDS encoding acyltransferase has translation MPVFDGYRAFAIFGIVALHLIGIAPVPEGIVYGVGHLKTATLAQLVDMLFIVSGFVVFLPTASRGEFGDVGKYAIRRAARLLPAFYLILILAYAIIRYNVTPESIAVHAIGFQTILSYFPGHGGIGFGVIAPVWTLTVEISFYIVLPFVAMAFYRRPRAGLLVAAIVTLIWIQASFHAGFLADLFGLNESTAWADRVRAASGTQLPFWAYSFALGMIGARIYVAVREKWPQDLIDRRAPRLLLAGLVALILCSVLIYFSPQPADNTTLLFRVRSSPLVAIGYSTSLAVFMVALAFCSHRLQWFFANRGIRWLAEISYGVYLSHAVIMYAAVWFWGFGFPVDFREFMNYALFVVVASIAYGYFTARYFEQPIRRYAQRFGRRA, from the coding sequence GTGCCCGTCTTCGACGGATACCGGGCATTTGCGATCTTCGGAATCGTGGCGCTTCACCTGATTGGCATCGCACCGGTCCCCGAGGGCATCGTCTACGGGGTCGGCCACCTGAAGACCGCCACCCTGGCACAGCTCGTCGACATGCTGTTCATCGTCAGCGGTTTCGTCGTCTTCCTGCCGACCGCGAGCCGTGGCGAGTTCGGCGACGTCGGCAAGTACGCGATCCGCCGGGCGGCGAGGCTCCTGCCCGCCTTCTACCTGATTCTGATCCTGGCCTACGCGATCATCAGGTACAACGTGACACCCGAAAGCATCGCCGTGCACGCAATCGGGTTCCAGACGATCCTCAGCTACTTCCCCGGGCACGGCGGGATCGGCTTCGGGGTGATCGCCCCGGTCTGGACGCTTACCGTGGAGATTTCGTTCTACATAGTGCTGCCGTTCGTCGCGATGGCCTTCTACCGGCGACCGCGCGCCGGCCTGCTGGTGGCCGCGATTGTGACGCTCATCTGGATCCAGGCGAGCTTTCATGCCGGCTTCCTCGCGGACCTCTTCGGACTGAACGAGTCCACCGCCTGGGCGGACCGCGTGAGAGCCGCGTCAGGGACCCAGCTCCCGTTCTGGGCCTACTCCTTCGCGCTCGGCATGATCGGTGCCCGGATCTACGTGGCGGTTCGGGAAAAATGGCCGCAGGATCTGATCGACCGGCGCGCTCCCCGGCTGTTGCTCGCCGGGCTGGTCGCACTCATCCTCTGCAGTGTCCTGATCTACTTCTCGCCGCAGCCCGCGGACAACACGACCCTCCTCTTCCGGGTCAGGTCGTCACCGCTGGTCGCGATCGGCTACTCGACCAGCCTGGCCGTCTTCATGGTGGCCCTGGCCTTCTGCTCCCACCGGCTTCAGTGGTTCTTCGCTAATCGCGGCATCCGCTGGCTGGCCGAGATCAGCTACGGCGTATACCTCTCGCACGCCGTGATCATGTACGCCGCGGTCTGGTTCTGGGGGTTCGGATTCCCGGTCGACTTCCGGGAGTTCATGAACTACGCACTCTTCGTCGTCGTGGCATCGATCGCCTACGGGTACTTCACGGCCCGGTACTTCGAGCAGCCGATCCGGCGATACGCGCAGCGTTTCGGCCGGCGGGCCTAG
- a CDS encoding glycosyltransferase family 2 protein: protein MDLAVIIPALNEREALPGLINEIDEACGRIEPAIEWEMLVIDDGSTDQTFEKVESLAITNDRIWAIRLRRNFGKSSALSVGFDATDADTVITIDGDGQDDPADIPLLLDKLKEGFDLVSGWKRDRQDPASRRLASKAFNWFTTRATGVHMHDMNCGFKAYRGECARSIDVYGEMHRFMPALAVQQGWTVTEVPVNHRAREFGKSRFGLERYLRGALDLVTVVFLARYQFRPLHLFGGAGAGMTFVGLLICLYLTIVKIGGEAIGERPLLFLGVLLIVVGVQLLTLGLLAQMQVLTRREIAGAGLERGRIDRVLDPAPVEEAVPAEPVEDKV, encoded by the coding sequence ATGGACCTCGCGGTGATCATCCCGGCGCTGAACGAGCGCGAGGCCCTGCCCGGCCTGATCAACGAGATTGACGAGGCCTGCGGCAGGATCGAGCCGGCGATCGAATGGGAAATGCTGGTCATCGACGACGGCTCGACCGACCAGACCTTCGAAAAGGTCGAAAGCCTGGCGATCACCAACGACCGGATCTGGGCGATCCGCCTGCGTCGGAACTTCGGCAAGTCTTCGGCGCTTTCGGTCGGCTTCGACGCGACCGATGCTGACACCGTGATCACGATCGACGGCGACGGCCAGGACGATCCGGCCGACATCCCGTTGCTGCTGGACAAACTGAAAGAAGGCTTCGACCTGGTCTCCGGCTGGAAGCGGGACCGGCAGGACCCGGCTTCCCGGCGTCTTGCTTCGAAGGCCTTCAACTGGTTCACCACCCGGGCCACCGGCGTCCACATGCACGACATGAACTGTGGTTTCAAGGCCTATCGCGGCGAATGCGCCCGCTCGATCGACGTTTACGGCGAGATGCACCGCTTCATGCCGGCGCTGGCGGTCCAGCAGGGCTGGACCGTGACCGAGGTGCCGGTCAACCACCGCGCACGCGAGTTCGGCAAGTCCAGGTTCGGCCTCGAGCGCTACCTGCGCGGTGCCCTCGACCTGGTCACCGTCGTCTTCCTCGCCCGCTACCAGTTCCGCCCGCTCCACCTGTTCGGTGGCGCCGGTGCCGGAATGACCTTCGTCGGCCTCCTGATCTGCCTCTACCTGACGATCGTCAAGATCGGCGGCGAAGCGATCGGCGAGCGCCCCCTGCTCTTCCTCGGCGTGCTGCTGATCGTGGTCGGGGTCCAGCTCCTGACGCTCGGCCTCCTGGCCCAGATGCAGGTGCTGACCCGGCGCGAGATCGCCGGCGCCGGCCTCGAGCGCGGGCGGATCGACAGGGTGCTCGACCCGGCCCCGGTAGAAGAAGCCGTCCCGGCCGAGCCGGTCGAAGACAAGGTCTGA
- a CDS encoding ABC transporter permease, with product MSEPTKQVPELVEVVGPSALGGGRKRFLDLLILIAVNDFKKTYFGTALGYIWSLARPLMLFAVLLFVFTKIFRIGSEVAFYPVLLLFNIVMISFFQEATQTSVVSVVNQESVVRKTHFPRLVIPLATVITCLFNFGTNMVAVVIFIIAFGVAVTWTWLLFPLIVIALFIFTLAVSMLLSALYVRYRDVGIIWGVLATAIFYATPVLYPLEIVPVQYVDWLLANPLTPIFEQARHWVIDPGAPGAITAAGGWLHLVPAILIYIVTCVLAVWVFNREAPRIAEEL from the coding sequence GTGAGTGAGCCGACGAAGCAGGTGCCGGAGCTGGTCGAGGTGGTCGGTCCCTCGGCCCTCGGCGGTGGCCGGAAACGATTCCTCGACCTGCTGATCCTGATCGCGGTCAACGACTTCAAGAAGACCTACTTCGGGACCGCGCTCGGCTACATCTGGTCGCTCGCCCGTCCGCTGATGCTCTTCGCCGTGTTGCTTTTCGTCTTCACGAAGATCTTCCGGATCGGCTCGGAGGTCGCCTTCTACCCGGTGCTGCTGCTCTTCAACATCGTGATGATCTCCTTCTTCCAGGAGGCAACCCAGACTTCGGTCGTCTCGGTCGTCAACCAGGAGAGCGTCGTCCGGAAGACCCACTTCCCCCGCCTGGTCATCCCGCTCGCGACCGTGATCACCTGCCTCTTCAACTTCGGCACCAACATGGTCGCCGTCGTGATCTTCATCATCGCCTTCGGGGTCGCCGTCACCTGGACCTGGCTGCTCTTCCCGCTGATCGTCATCGCGCTGTTCATCTTCACGCTGGCGGTTTCGATGCTGCTGAGCGCGCTCTATGTGCGCTACCGCGATGTCGGCATCATCTGGGGAGTCCTCGCGACCGCGATCTTCTACGCAACCCCGGTGCTCTATCCCCTGGAGATCGTGCCGGTGCAGTACGTCGACTGGCTCCTCGCCAACCCGCTCACCCCGATCTTCGAACAGGCGCGGCACTGGGTCATCGATCCGGGAGCCCCCGGCGCGATCACCGCGGCCGGCGGCTGGCTCCACCTGGTCCCCGCGATCCTGATCTACATCGTCACCTGTGTGCTCGCCGTCTGGGTCTTCAACCGGGAGGCGCCGCGCATCGCCGAGGAGCTGTGA